A single Anopheles funestus chromosome 2RL, idAnoFuneDA-416_04, whole genome shotgun sequence DNA region contains:
- the LOC125764891 gene encoding histone-lysine N-methyltransferase ash1 isoform X2 has protein sequence MTIVKSNTTDATNPADNAKSPLSSSSSSSSSSDSDDGSDSSSDSDSSSASTSKTSSKQSSGGGVPPEKPQQFSVMSSDSAGLRMKIAIPRSQSNATPTPSPTSLGSNQQQQQLLMQQDLPSPSGAADRRQKNAENTLSEASSALSAQTPLTGSTGSKCDSFKEHGSVKKGSNANGKSAMVEGSSRGRTSTTQQVSTEGGKTLMTAAAHKQGRTSDKRVHERGRTAHSKSNKRSASGNGSSVGRTKKSVSESDSSSPSSSFSSCTSNSDSDSSSTAGDNSNHNPSDKSKPTAGRTATNARTPALTSTTAGNTIAAGKKQKILKRKKANRTVTSSSSDEEDEDELPSGRSGSKSGAASRTNEFTTSDSSSSDEVGKGLSAIRAKGKNSQTKLSGVTSSAKANALSSGKDGGLLTMTTAGEGSGLLLNRPPLSTSTPAKQHGAFPPSLGGGGASSVGDGGLTAEGGSCSSDNELPALVNAAIRRVESGSDAESIRGLSAPTQQYTSSLLRDFVVKTQMLGSVGGNGALANVGGSAANSAVSGSGIGGGNGGGGSPSSSSSSSSSSGSTSSSSSSSVEEGADPVIGSAGPGPGGGPGPFELDVRKIKTESPVISSGPAASAGRNTPIVNGLTSGMKGDPLAPAAPIVKRRGRPPKSSLATAAAAVGARPSASSRSVSIPTVIESPDSGILSTHSSTGSPKTDKARPNLHMRSSMGAGSSSSTRRSKSEVRGGDSTALSAILPASGSPYGGNTLSASATVGSSGRTSTTAYSLSSCLDRNTYATERVLYPPRGPKKRGVGRPPKKDTAQQQQSSSGRGSLNGPQVRIAATQQSEDRLDPHWQKIDISKKFHEPRLSGYKSDGGHSTICCSKRLASQSGYISDYGGVGASGGRSRLSGYKSDYSSRSRRSCSRGAGYRSDYGRAKSCGYRSDCSTRHRKQVRRKRRKKIGHQQEQHEQHHNNNLNDRKNYNASSDGGGGGSTKSASVGELEIMFMAGLTLGSTSDEDSSSTSSSTSSSSAESRESLFSDNSGIDRPAPSSVDKAKRVSPEKGRRGSTKQLDKPAAKIQRTPRKPTPPKTIAKGRVVKASERSVVRGSKNISTPTIDRRRKSNHVKDSKEDEQSDEDVVARRFGDRGRTKSLQATVKEPPPPPPPKPSVAATASVALKQKSSAMIKKPGTRGRPPSVKKQPAVSAGAGSNTASTSKSLGSLNALLAPKNRATLVLPTNNFDRVFASMSNKQQTAGSPNESKSAIYTFSSSTVGSKNAFATFLQRGAAEGASKDDNDDNGKLMAVKKLPLSKANVIKNSEECNRRFQKSSSSFALTVGGGVGGIAGSVDLLARIADGTIPKASPTKSVCSKRSRRKSCTSDRLEVMSVKSYGVIGSCGKIRQRRLSTMSRCSSRSAGSRHAAARMKRRKKRLRSMSVAPGATSDMLNAGGTASSSGLDLKLNAEIDRLSESFNGMCRIVGGSTDAGTSTGGRSVNSPEETTSANVPSVATPSGKAHQTKRSVKKRKASEHVTDSPSATGGGNAAGSGGAGGATGNGGGGGGGTGKRRNKKSVPTQSPDDHKLPLKKRHYLLTPGEKGNNSDNNSGVDEVKSTGGASGGSSGTGTGTAGSGGGSTNSSFAGSHTVLNPCAFTSGRLSANAAVAGSSMSGAATKAVTPKKRHLLKSPEPGPVPTDTELQLQQIKSSNSPLTIVNGGIAGTVGDVGSSPPEGLTAGRKGLTDFVTGGSPSSGIGHSTTGASGSKKKHNRQQEASAASAHTGTSENHNSAGAHHHHHHRSTPPARPSVIQSSASVLPSGSGGFSSSSSGPPPGVFEPTVDLELVIPPPTSIPSLIAKVEMLDSPRLGKDSAGAIGGSGNITTKLESDELQVLTAAQRKGLAAGSGLLATVTPTSASSEKVLEKLLTKTGAHHLLLKKKRKKPNRTGFPTVKKKKKKAPESDPLDVGLSVIDLKPEVGPDLFDSSNLTRHVPSEAERTRMKEKHLHQTSTGKNASCDRVPKEGEPTDCFIERHSGVGRPRLSVVSLEKLQGKLPIATGTRDVATTPPATGGRGRKSVINPLAPEHQLVHRSQERNRKDDLSSVTTGRKGKRKHEVSKAPPDSGSKRKGAAVEVDNRSTKERNRSKSVSASTEPQQLPNIVRLSETLSKGTAKENKENSKLPSGRSPSAAGKKSSKEPVVSPGTSPEGDSTGVIRRTRSSSVALDPSEVKKIHQDADDSVGKGTSQSSTPVRLHSWGVSGIHNEDSTSLDSMPLLKRIHSRSISRLQSVSTPTVLLEPLATSPKTPGRPRGRPRTTSPITATETPHSPTTGRGRPRTALAITGNTSIVSTDRVLSSPLRSPTASPIVGAVGGGVVVGRKKQKRDGRKSVPPAIAEPIESAHLATRISASKSVTPTPPVGTVIPARMKRGKSDEIVRSQQLEKPAKKPRKDIASAEPSPEATTVPVPRRNPITSPIVEPVEPEETAHILKPASSTDELEHDPLPPDEGPSDFLRLADTPSPTSSGETRDLPTGSGGRVTSKKLPRKKYITAGLFSDCYKDDGTGGEGRSGPKTPPETLLPPPAYCERFLRRTVRDFQLPYDLWWLQENGKLPGRNSVPSWNYRKIRTNVYYDVKPNPSTDNPQCNCKPDSGCQDDCLNRMVYTECVPEHCPCGDRCRNTSIQRHEYAPGLERFMTEEKGWGIRSREPIIKGTFIMEYLGEVVTEREFKERMRTLYLNDTHHYCLNLDGGLVIDGHRMGSDCRFVNHSCAPNCEMQKWSVNGLFRMALFALRDIPPNEELSYDYNFSLFNPSEGQPCRCGSEQCRGVIGGKSQRIKPIPLGSSNGSTGHRNPSEVGPDTDPSKSGGSDGAAGANGPGSGGALVVELSPRSAARSRKRQAKKNQPIVHLNGTPLPTFHPPTVKERALIAEHHCFLLRNLNKIRRQKERAATMVSAGGASGGAGTSATDGGAGAASGADQTTSGKPSLASQISALRCPRNIRTRGLAFVEDDPELEKTARIAVALKDICTEIATLKDDKGLPYISKLQLPSKKKIPLYYERIPKPIDLAQIETNIEQGIYRMPKVFEDDLLIMLSNAIKYYGINSPEGIASEALKSHYYTCKQQQVPKLQAYIGEENELLRGFVPKKEPEEDTGLPKPKRGRRQEQTEDIIRCICGLFKDEGLMIQCSKCLVWQHIECTKADPAVENYLCEKCDPRDVNYEIPLNEFTEEGYQYYISLMRGKLQIRQTDTVYVLRDIPMSPDPDNPSAPVRKHTYETIGKIEYSECDIFRVESLWKDKEGRRFVYGHHYLRPHETYHEPTRRFYPNEVMRVPLYEVIPIELVVDRCWVLDPITFCKGRPVDSSEPHVYICELRVDKSARLFSKISRHSHPVCMKSYAFHKFEQKLKIAKTFAPHDLGSLAHLLSIRDRQKKGSKKDDTSGGQSSTGSVSGTSSFTGTGGSHSSGSKKMTPIIQLLPPPPKTLAEKRNRLEQVLCRLMLKLTLNPNALPVVDISYLLTGRGARLRRTNNSTPVPVI, from the exons ATGACCATCGTAAAAAGCAATACAACCGACGCAACCAACCCTGCGGACAATGCGAAATCGCCTctatcctcatcatcatcgtcctctTCATCTTCCGACTCGGATGATGGATCAGATTCGTCTAGTGATTCCGATTCTTCGTCGGCATCTACGAGCAAAACGAGCAGTAAACAGAGCAGTGGCGGAGGTGTCCCACCAGAAAAGCCCCAACAATTTAGTGTTATGAG TTCCGATAGTGCCGGACTTCGAATGAAAATAGCTATTCCTCGAAGCCAATCCAATGCGACTCCCACGCCTTCACCAACGTCGCTCGGCTccaaccagcagcaacagcagctgctGATGCAACAGGATCTTCCGTCACCGTCaggagcagctgatcgaagaCAGAAAAATGCAGAGAATACCCTTAGCGAAGCATCTAGCGCACTGTCGGCGCAAACGCCACTTACCGGATCCACTGGCAGTAAGTGCGATTCCTTCAAGGAGCATGGTAGCGTGAAAAAAGGATCCAACGCTAATGGAAAGAGTGCCATGGTGGAGGGTTCAAGTCGAGGTAGAACATCGACCACCCAACAAGTGTCTACGGAAGGTGGTAAAACGCTGATGACAGCGGCAGCCCACAAGCAAGGCAGAACGTCGGACAAAAGGGTACACGAGCGAGGAAGAACAGCGCATTCGAAGTCCAACAAACGTTCCGCTTCGGGAAATGGTAGTAGCGTGGGCCGGACAAAGAAAAGTGTCAGCGAAAGTGATTCCAGTTCACCCAGTTCATCCTTTTCGTCCTGCACGAGCAACAGTGATAGCGATTCGAGTAGCACCGCTGGTGACAATAGTAATCATAATCCGAGCGATAAATCTAAGCCAACGGCAGGACGAACCGCAACCAACGCAAGAACCCCAGCATTAACATCAACGACGGCTGGAAACACCATCGCAGCtggtaaaaagcaaaaaattctCAAACGAAAAAAG gCAAATCGGACCGTTACTTCCAGCAGCAGTGATGAAGAGGATGAAGACGAATTGCCGAGTGGACGTAGTGGCAGCAAAAGTGGTGCTGCGAGTCGTACAAACGAATTCACTACGTCCGACTCTAGCTCATCCGATGAAGTTGGAAAAGGATTGTCGGCTATACGAGCGAAGGGGAAGAATTCGCAAACGAAGCTGTCTGGTGTCACTTCCTCAGCAAAAGCTAACGCATTGTCCTCCGGTAAAGATGGTGGTCTTTTGACGATGACAACAGCAGGAGAAGGGTCGGGACTATTGCTTAACAGGCCGCCGCTTTCAACATCAACTCCAGCCAAACAACATGGGGCCTTTCCGCCTTCGCTCGGTGGTGGCGGTGCGTCGTCGGTGGGAGACGGAGGACTTACGGCCGAAGGTGGTTCGTGTTCTAGCGACAACGAACTTCCGGCTCTAGTCAATGCAGCGATCCGCCGAGTAGAAAGTGGTTCCGATGCGGAAAGCATTCGTGGATTGTCCGCTCCAACGCAACAGTACACATCTAGCTTGTTACGCGACTTTGTCGTGAAAACACAAATGCTTGGCTCGGTTGGTGGGAATGGAGCACTTGCAAATGTCGGTGGATCTGCCGCAAATAGCGCCGTAAGTGGAAGTGGCATCGGTGGTGGTAATGGTGGCGGTGGTTCACCATCCTCGTCGTCAtcctcatcgtcgtcgtcgggaTCCACATCCTCTTCGTCATCTTCGTCAGTGGAGGAAGGAGCAGATCCAGTGATAGGGAGTGCCGGCCCTGGACCGGGTGGCGGTCCTGGACCATTCGAATTAGATGTTCGCAAAATTAAGACTGAATCTCCTGTAATTTCATCGGGTCCGGCTGCTTCTGCCGGTCGAAATACACCAATTGTAAATGGGCTTACATCGGGCATGAAAGGTGATCCACTGGCACCAGCGGCACCTATCGTGAAACGTCGTGGACGTCCACCAAAATCTAGTTTGGCGACCGCCGCTGCTGCAGTTGGCGCAAGACCATCAGCTTCTTCCAGGTCGGTCTCCATTCCGACTGTCATTGAATCACCCGATTCGGGTATTCTTTCCACGCACAGCTCCACTGGTTCGCCTAAAACAGACAAAGCTAGACCCAATCTACACATGAGATCTAGCATGGGAGCGGGAAGTTCTTCATCAACCCGTCGCAGCAAGTCGGAAGTGCGTGGTGGAGATTCGACTGCATTGAGTGCCATATTACCCGCCAGTGGATCACCATACGGGGGGAATACGCTCTCTGCTTCTGCAACCGTTGGAAGCAGCGGTCGAACGTCAACTACAGCCTATTCGCTTTCCTCCTGTCTCGATCGAAACACGTACGCGACCGAGCGAGTGCTTTATCCACCTCGAGGACCTAAGAAACGAGGTGTAGGCAGACCACCGAAGAAAGATAcggcacagcagcaacaatcgtCTTCCGGAAGAGGTTCCCTGAATGGACCGCAAGTGCGTATTGCTGCTACCCAACAGTCGGAAGATCGTCTTGATCCTCACTGGCAAAAGATTGACATTAGCAAAAAGTTTCACGAACCGCGACTCAGTGGCTACAAAAGTGATGGTGGACATTCGACAATTTGCTGCAGCAAGCGACTTGCCTCACAAAGTGGTTACATTAGTGATTACGGTGGTGTTGGCGCTAGTGGTGGACGCAGCCGTCTTTCGGGGTACAAATCGGACTACAGTTCACGGTCTAGACGAAGCTGTAGCCGCGGTGCAGGATACCGGAGCGACTACGGAAGGGCAAAAAGCTGTGGTTATCGAAGTGATTGCAGTACACGCCACCGGAAGCAAGTTAGGCGGAAACGGCGGAAGAAAATTGGACATCAGCAAGAGCAGCACGAACAGCATCACAACAATAATCTCAACGATCGGAAGAATTATAATGCGTCTAGTGATGGTGGCGGAGGCGGAAGTACAAAATCGGCAAGTGTAGGTGAATTGGAAATAATGTTCATGGCCGGACTGACGCTGGGGAGTACGAGCGATGAAGATAGCAGCAGTACGAGTAGCAgcacaagcagcagcagtgctGAGAGTCGCGAGAGCTTATTTTCGGACAACTCTGGCATCGATCGACCAGCACCGAGTTCGGTGGACAAAGCCAAACGAGTATCGCCTGAGAAAGGACGGAGAGGTAGTACCAAGCAGTTAGATAAACCGGCAGCTAAGATCCAGAGAACACCGCGTAAACCTACGCCGCCCAAAACGATTGCCAAAGGGCGAGTCGTGAAAGCTTCGGAAAGGTCTGTAGTTCGTGGCAGCAAAAACATATCAACTCCAACGATCGATCGAAGAAGGAAATCTAATCATGTGAAAGACAGCAAGGAAGACGAACAGTCAGATGAGGATGTGGTAGCTCGACGGTTTGGAGACAGAGGCCGCACTAAATCATTGCAAGCAACGGTGAAGGagccgccgccaccaccaccgcccaaACCTTCAGTTGCTGCGACGGCTTCTGTGGCTCTCAAACAAAAGTCTTCTGCGATGATAAAGAAACCGGGCACACGAGGTCGTCCGCCGTCTGTTAAGAAACAGCCAGCAGTATCAGCTGGAGCTGGGAGCAACACTGCATCGACTAGCAAATCGCTTGGAAGTTTGAATGCTCTACTCGCACCGAAAAATCGTGCCACGCTTGTGCTACCCACTAACAACTTCGATCGAGTGTTTGCCTCGATGAGCAATAAGCAGCAGACAGCTGGGTCACCCAACGAGTCTAAATCGGCCATTTACACGTTCTCCAGCTCGACGGTGGGTTCGAAAAATGCGTTTGCGACGTTTTTACAACGCGGCGCAGCAGAAGGTGCCTCGAAAGACGACAACGATGACAACGGAAAGTTGATGGCGGTCAAGAAGCTTCCTCTGTCGAAGGCGAACGTGATCAAAAACTCGGAGGAGTGTAATCGTAGGTTTCAAAAGTCAAGCTCTTCGTTTGCGCTAACCGTTGGTGGAGGTGTGGGCGGTATTGCCGGATCGGTCGATCTGTTGGCACGGATTGCGGACGGAACGATACCGAAAGCGTCACCCACGAAATCGGTTTGTTCGAAACGTAGCCGCAGGAAGAGTTGTACCAGCGATCGACTGGAGGTGATGTCGGTGAAAAGCTACGGTGTGATTGGAAGCTGTGGCAAGATCAGACAGCGGCGCTTGAGTACGATGAGCCGGTGCAGTAGCCGATCGGCTGGATCGAGACATGCGGCGGCTAGAATGAAGCGACGCAAAAAACGTCTACGTTCTATGTCTGTCGCACCTGGTGCCACGTCGGATATGCTTAATGCTGGAGGGACGGCTAGTTCGTCGGGGCTCGACTTGAAGCTCAATGCCGAGATCGATCGGTTGAGCGAAAGTTTCAATGGCATGTGCCGTATCGTTGGTGGATCGACTGATGCTGGAACATCAACAGGTGGGCGATCGGTGAACTCACCAGAGGAAACCACATCGGCAAATGTTCCTTCAGTGGCAACACCGTCCGGCAAAGCACATCAAACGAAACGCTCGgtaaagaaacggaaagcttCAGAGCATGTGACCGATTCTCCATCGGCAACAGGTGGAGGAAATGCCGCAGGGAGTGGTGGAGCTGGTGGTGCAACAGGAAATGGCggaggcggtggtggtggaacgGGTAAAcggcgcaacaaaaaatccgtACCAACGCAAAGCCCGGACGATCATAAACTTCCACTGAAGAAACGCCACTATCTGCTGACACCCGGTGAGAAAGGGAACAATAGTGATAACAATAGCGGAGTGGACGAAGTCAAATCGACGGGTGGCGCTAGTGGAGGCAGTAGCGGTACTGGAACAGGAACGGCTGGATCCGGTGGTGGTTCTACCAACTCTAGCTTTGCCGGTAGTCATACGGTGTTGAATCCGTGTGCCTTTACTAGTGGACGATTATCGGCCAACGCTGCGGTAGCTGGCTCATCCATGTCCGGAGCGGCCACCAAAGCTGTTACACCGAAAAAACGCCATCTACTGAAATCAcctgaacccggtcctgtgcCGACTGACACCGAACTGCAGCTACAGCAAATAAAATCGAGTAATTCTCCACTAACGATCGTAAACGGAGGGATCGCAGGAACAGTTGGAGATGTTGGAAGTTCACCGCCGGAAGGATTAACAGCTGGACGGAAGGGACTAACCGATTTCGTCACTGGTGGAAGCCCGTCAAGTGGTATTGGTCATTCTACTACCGGTGCTAGTGGTAGCAAGAAGAAACACAATCGACAACAGGAAGCTTCAGCAGCTTCTGCTCACACCGGAACGAGTGAGAATCACAATTCTGCGGGagcgcatcatcatcaccatcatcgttcGACACCACCGGCACGTCCCTCTGTCATACAATCGTCTGCATCCGTGCTCCCTTCGGGATCCGGTGGGTTTTCTTCATCCTCTTCCGGTCCACCGCCGGGTGTGTTCGAACCAACGGTGGATCTGGAACTCGTGATACCACCACCGACCTCGATACCATCGCTTATTGCCAAGGTGGAGATGCTAGATTCGCCCCGCCTTGGAAAGGATTCTGCCGGTGCCATCGGTGGATCGGGCAATATCACCACCAAGCTGGAATCAGACGAACTGCAAGTTTTAACGGCTGCTCAGCGTAAAGGTTTGGCTGCTGGAAGTGGGTTACTCGCAACCGTCACGCCAACATCGGCTTCCTCCGAGAAGGTGCTGGAAAAGTTGCTCACCAAGACGGGCGCTCACCATTTGCTGCTGAAGAAAAAGCGCAAGAAACCCAACAGGACCGGTTTTCCAAcggtgaagaagaagaaaaagaaagcaccAGAAAGTGACCCACTAGACGTTGGGTTGTCGGTGATTGATTTAAAGCCGGAAGTGGGACCGGATCTGTTCGATTCCTCCAACCTAACGCGACACGTACCATCGGAAGCGGAAAGGACGCGCATGAAGGAAAAGCATCTGCATCAAACGTCCACCGGCAAAAACGCTTCGTGCGATCGTGTGCCAAAGGAAGGCGAACCGACGGATTGCTTTATCGAGCGCCATTCGGGCGTTGGGAGGCCCCGTCTGTCGGTCGTGAGCTTGGAGAAGCTGCAGGGTAAGCTGCCAATTGCGACAGGAACGCGTGATGTGGCAACAACACCCCCGGCGACAGGCGGCCGAGGTAGGAAATCTGTCATAAATCCGCTTGCACCAGAACATCAGCTGGTGCATCGATCGCAGGAAAGAAACCGTAAGGACGATTTGTCATCAGTTACCACAGGGcgcaaaggaaaaagaaagcacGAAGTATCAAAAGCACCTCCGGATAGTGGAAGCAAGCGTAAAGGAGCTGCGGTGGAAGTTGACAATCGTTCAACGAAGGAACGTAATCGCAGTAAGAGCGTGTCAGCATCGACGGAACCGCAGCAGCTACCGAACATTGTGCGATTAAGTGAGACTCTGTCGAAAGGTACGGCTAaagaaaacaaggaaaacagTAAGCTACCTTCCGGCAGGTCTCCTTCCGCTGCAGGGAAGAAATCAAGCAAAGAGCCCGTCGTGAGCCCTGGTACCTCGCCGGAAGGTGATAGTACGGGAGTCATTCGACGCACTCGTAGCTCCTCGGTGGCGCTTGATCCGTCGGAGGTGAAAAAGATACATCAAGATGCTGACGATTCCGTCGGAAAAGGAACATCCCAGTCGAGTACACCAGTGCGATTGCATTCCTGGGGCGTTTCTGGCATACATAACGAAGATTCTACGTCACTCGATTCAATGCCACTGTTGAAGCGTATCCATTCGCGGTCAATCTCGCGATTGCAGTCAGTTTCCACACCGACGGTATTGCTGGAACCGTTGGCAACGTCACCGAAAACTCCGGGACGTCCAAGAGGACGTCCGCGAACAACTTCCCCCATCACGGCAACGGAAACGCCACATTCTCCCACCACCGGACGGGGTCGTCCTCGGACAGCGCTGGCAATCACCGGTAACACTTCGATCGTGTCTACCGATCGCGTTTTGTCGTCTCCACTCAGGTCACCGACGGCAAGCCCTATCGTTGGGGCTGTAGGTGGTGGTGTAGTAGTAggcagaaagaaacaaaaacgagaTGGCCGTAAATCCGTTCCGCCTGCTATTGCCGAACCGATCGAAAGTGCTCATCTAGCGACCAGAATAAGTGCGTCCAAGTCTGTTACACCGACACCACCGGTTGGTACTGTGATACCGGCTCGAATGAAACGTGGCAAAAGTGACGAAATAGTGCGTTCTCAGCAGCTGGAAAAACCTGCCAAAAAACCTAGAAAAGACATTGCTTCCGCAGAACCATCGCCCGAAGCGACGACTGTTCCCGTGCCCAGAAGAAACCCGATCACATCACCGATCGTTGAACCGGTCGAGCCAGAAGAGACGGCCCACATTCTTAAGCCGGCTAGCTCGACCGACGAACTAGAACACGATCCGCTTCCACCGGATGAGGGACCGTCGGATTTCCTGCGTTTAGCTGACACTCCATCGCCAACCTCTTCCGGGGAAACGCGCGACCTGCCAACGGGATCTGGTGGGCGTGTTACGAGCAAAAAGCTACCTCGCAAGAAGTACATCACAGCGGGTCTGTTCTCCGATTGTTACAAAGACGATGGCACCGGTGGAGAGGGTCGTTCGGGACCGAAAACGCCACCGGAAACGCTGCTTCCTCCTCCGGCTTATTGTGAGCGCTTTCTGCGACGTACTGTGCGTGATTTTCAGCTACCGTACGATCTCTGGTGGCTGCAGGAGAATGGAAAACTGCCCGGACGGAACTCCGTTCCCAGCTGGAACTATCGTAAAATACGTACTAACGTGTACTACGATGTTAAGCCAAACCCTTCGACGGACAATCCACAGTGCAACTGTAAGCCGGATAGTGGCTGTCAGGATGATTGTCTCAATCGGATGGTATACACCGAGTGTGTGCCGGAACACTGTCCGTGTGGTGATCGTTGCAGGAATACGAGCATTCAGCGCCATGAGTACGCACCcggactggaacgcttcatgaCGGAGGAGAAGGGATGGGGCATACGGTCCAGAGAGCCAATCATAAAGGGTACTTTTATAATGGAGTATCTTGGGGAGGTGGTGACGGAGCGAGAATTCAAAGAGCGTATGCGTACGCTTTATTTGAATGATACGCATCATTACTGTTTGAATCTGGACGGAGGTTTAGTGATCGATGGACATCGGATGGGGAGCGATTGCCGATTTGTGAACCATTCCTGTGCTCCGAACTGCGAAATGCAAAAGTGGTCCGTGAATGGATTGTTCCGGATGGCGCTGTTCGCTTTGCGCGACATTCCGCCGAATGAGGAGCTAAGTTATGACTACAATTTTAGTCTGTTCAATCCCTCCGAGGGACAACCTTGTCGCTGCGGGTCGGAACAGTGCCGTGGTGTAATTGGAGGAAAATCACAACGCATCAAACCCATCCCACTCGGGTCGTCCAACGGTAGTACGGGGCACCGCAATCCATCCGAAGTAGGTCCCGATACGGATCCCAGCAAGTCTGGTGGATCCGATGGAGCTGCTGGAGCAAATGGACCGGGCAGTGGTGGTGCACTGGTGGTCGAACTGAGTCCACGTAGTGCGGCGCGATCTCGCAAACGACAGGCGAAGAAAAATCAACCGATCGTGCATCTTAACGGAACACCGCTACCGACATTCCATCCACCAACGGTTAAGGAGCGTGCGCTGATCGCCGAGCATCATTGCTTCTTGCTGCGCAATCTCAATAAGATCCGTCGTCAGAAGGAACGTGCTGCCACGATGGTATCGGCCGGAGGAGCGAGTGGTGGCGCAGGAACGTCTGCAACAGATGGAGGTGCAGGAGCAGCATCGGGAGCCGATCAAACGACCTCTGGTAAACCGTCACTCGCATCTCAGATTTCGGCATTACGCTGTCCGCGCAATATTCGCACACGAGGGCTCGCATTCGTCGAGGATGATCCGGAGCTGGAAAAGACGGCACGCATCGCTGTAGCCTTGAAGGATATATGCACCGAAATTGCCACATTGAAAG ATGATAAAGGGTTGCCCTATATCAGCAAACTTCAGctgccgtcgaagaagaaaatcccTCTGTACTATGAGCGTATCCCGAAGCCGATAGATTTGGCACAGATTGAGACAAACATTGAGCAGGGTATATATCGCATGCCGAAGGTGTTTGAAGATGATCTACTGATCATGCTCAGTAATGCGATCAAATACTATGGCATCAATTCACCCGAAGGGATCGCATCGGAAGCGCTCAAATCTCACTACTATACCTGCAAACAGCAGCAGGTGCCGAAGTTGCAGGCCTACATCGGCGAAGAGAACGAACTGCTGCGAGGTTTCGTACCGAAGAAGGAACCGGAAGAGGACACGGGTTTACCGAAACCCAAGCGTGGTCGACGACAGGAGCAGACGGAGGACATTATACGCTGCATCTGTGGGCTGTTCAAGGACGAAGGTTTAATGATCCAGTGCTCGAAATGTCTCGTGTGGCAGCATATCGAGTGTACCAAGGCAGACCCAGCGGTGGAGAACTATCTGTGCGAGAAGTGCGATCCGCGCGATGTAAACTATGAGATTCCTTTGAACGAATTCACGGAGGAAGGTTACCAGTACTACATCTCGCTTATGCGTGGTAAGCTGCAAATTCGTCAAACAGATACGGTGTACGTGCTGCGCGACATTCCGATGTCGCCGGACCCGGACAATCCGAGTGCACCGGTGCGGAAGCATACGTACGAAACGATCGGTAAGATCGAGTACAGCGAGTGTGACATCTTCCGCGTGGAGAGTCTGTGGAAGGATAAGGAAGGGCGTCGGTTTGTGTACGGTCACCACTATTTGCGGCCGCACGAAACGTATCACGAACCAACGCGACGCTTCTATCCGAATGAGGTGATGCGGGTACCGCTGTACGAGGTGATCCCTATTGAGCTGGTGGTCGATCGGTGCTGGGTGCTCGATCCGATCACTTTCTGCAAAGGTCGTCCGGTCGATAGTTCCGAACCGCACGTTTACATCTGCGAGCTGCGTGTTGATAAGAGTGCGCGACTCTTTTCAAAGATCTCACGCCATTCGCATCCGGTTTGCATGAAGTCGTATGCTTTTCACAAGTTTGAGCAAAAGCTTAAGATAGCAAAAACATTCGCT cCTCATGATCTTGGTTCTTTGGCACATCTACTCTCGATACGGGATAGACAGAAGAAAGGATCGAAAAAGGACGATACCAGCGGAGGACAATCGTCGACGGGGTCGGTCAGCGGCACTTCCAGTTTCACTGGTACTGGAGGAAGTCATTCAAGTGGTTCGAAGAAAATGACACCGATCATACAATTGCTGCCACCACCGCCGAAG ACGCTGGCAGAGAAACGGAACCGGCTGGAACAGGTGCTATGCCGGTTAATGCTAAAGCTAACCCTCAACCCGAACGCGCTACCGGTGGTGGACATATCCTACCTGTTGACAGGACGCGGTGCACGTCTGCGACGGACCAACAACTCGACACCGGTGCCGGTTATTTGA